Sequence from the Methanosarcina siciliae T4/M genome:
GATTGTCCTCAAAAAGGGCAATTCAACCTTTTCTTTTTGGATTCTTTTTTCAGTTTTTATCCCACCAGGAGAATTCCCACACACATCGTTTTATCGGGTTTGCAAAACTCAAGCTCGATGCCTGCCTTTTCCAGGACTTTCTGCAGGTTTACTCCCACAGCTTCCGGAGGAAAACGCCTGAGTTCGGGTTTTACGCACTTTTCAAGGTTGCACTTCTTGCATTCATTACAGGGGCCGGGTCGGAGCAGGTGGGCATAGATGAAGCCTTTCCTGAAAGCTTCCTGTTCCAGCTCGAACATCTTATGAAAGGACTTGTTCCGGAATTTTCCCCAGGCTTCGAGGATATCCTTCACACCTGCAGTATTGTGTTCTTCCGCAAGTAGGAGCACATCGCTGTATTCCGAAAGGATCTTCCTGAACTCTTCTATGGAAAGAATGTGGGGAGGGCAGCTAAGCCTCTCTCCGTAGTTTCGGCAGCCGTAGGCGCA
This genomic interval carries:
- a CDS encoding DUF2284 domain-containing protein, which encodes MRGILLPENAQILIEKASSLGLKAFPLKSGDLAVEDRTALKCAYGCRNYGERLSCPPHILSIEEFRKILSEYSDVLLLAEEHNTAGVKDILEAWGKFRNKSFHKMFELEQEAFRKGFIYAHLLRPGPCNECKKCNLEKCVKPELRRFPPEAVGVNLQKVLEKAGIELEFCKPDKTMCVGILLVG